In Scophthalmus maximus strain ysfricsl-2021 chromosome 16, ASM2237912v1, whole genome shotgun sequence, the following proteins share a genomic window:
- the fam53b gene encoding protein FAM53B produces MCVAMVIIYKKTLEKKGADDVTTKRTDLGPFQAQTMSQGTALFSCGLMETSRWHEVGHSCAIQQRPVGTSLESLWDVLPEVHRGSAHWDWDVGSTSSTISSLLQDLSLTEAAASHSTAPPSKRQCRSQSCSDELGGCRSTWRPQGSRVWTTVEKRRCHSGGSVQRSVVANSQLSFPAMQRSSSFSLPARCNALELPCFTQRLPCPSAFSGLTPSSSSSMPLSPKSPAQPLYLSHEQICLPEPRGPSQPSSPDSTPELERRSGQGGLPRSRSQPCVLNDKKIGVKRRRPADTHKQRPSLDLAKMTQKLRNFHSLSCPGIIGEDGGESGQAPPAVTSDADHSRADGRGLDDAQTKEGEITGNMPSDPAIEEVDWNSTDCGDVTPGTTNGKDSEPMWAGLCSMRKDMYQLGGELDIEQIERN; encoded by the exons atgtgtgttgccatggtgatcaTTTACAAGAAAACACTGGAAAAGAAGGGTGCCGACGATGTAACTACCAAAAGGACAGATTTGGGCCCG TTTCAGGCACAGACCATGAGCCAGGGGACAGCACTCTTCTCTTGTGGACTCATGG AGACAAGTCGGTGGCATGAGGTGGGTCATAGCTGTGCCATACAGCAGAGGCCAGTGGGAACCAGCCTGGAGAGCCTGTGGGACGTCCTGCCGGAGGTGCACAGGGGTTCGGCCCACTGGGACTGGGATGTCGGCTCCACTTCGAGCACAATCAGCAGCTTGTTGCAGGACCTCAGCCTGACTGAGGCCGCGGCGTCACACTCGACCGCACCGCCCAGCAAGCGGCAGTGCCGGTCCCAGTCCTGCTCAGACGAGCTCGGCGGTTGCCGCTCCACCTGGCGCCCTCAGGGTTCTCGCGTGTGGACGacggtggagaagaggaggtgtCACAGCGGCGGCAGCGTCCAGCGCAGCGTCGTCGCAAACTCGCAGCTCAGCTTCCCGGCCATGCAGCGCAGCTCCAGCTTCAGCCTGCCGGCCCGCTGCAACGCCCTGGAGCTGCCCTGCTTCACCCAGCGTCTCCCATGCCCCTCAGCCTTCTCTGGCCTGACgccctcatcctcttcctccatgcCCCTGTCCCCCAAGTCCCCGGCGCAGCCCCTCTACCTCTCTCACGAACAGATCTGCCTTCCCGAGCCCCGTGGACCCTCTCAACCCAGCTCCCCCGACTCCACCCCAGAGCTGGAGCGTCGCAGTGGACAGGGGGGTCTCCCCCGCAGTCGCTCGCAGCCCTGCGTCCTCAACGACAAGAAGATCGGTGTGAAGCGCAGGCGGCCAGCCGACACGCACAAACAGAGGCCGTCGTTGGATCTGGCAAAAATGACGCAG AAACTTCGGAATTTCCACAGCCTCAGCTGCCCTGGAATCATAGGCGAGGACGGCGGCGAGTCCGGCCAGGCCCCGCCCGCCGTCACGAGCGACGCTGACCACTCGCGTGCAGACGGCCGCGGCCTGGACGACGCTCAGACCAAAGAGGGCGAGATCACCGGGAACATGCCGTCGGACCCCGCGATCGAGGAAGTGGACTGGAACTCCACGGACTGCGGCGACGTGACCCCGGGGACGACGAACGGGAAGGACAGTGAGCCCATGTGGGCGGGGCTGTGCAGCATGAGGAAGGACATGTATCAGCTCGGGGGCGAGCTTGACATTGAGCAAATTGAGAGGAACTGA
- the oat gene encoding ornithine aminotransferase, mitochondrial has translation MKGMILQISRSLSRCAVPALRRRFHSGTHPVSTATSKWRAERRLTSEEIYVREEKYGAHNYHPLPVALERGEGIYVWDVDGKRYYDFLSAYSAVNQGHCHPKILAALSGQASKLTLTSRAFYNNVLGAYEEYITSMFGYDKVLPMNTGVEGGETACKLARKWAYNVKGVPKNKAKIIFADGNFWGRTMAAISSSTDPSSYEGFGPFMPGFELVPFNDIPSLEKALQDPNVAAFMVEPIQGEAGVVVPDQGYLTKVRELCTKYNVLWIADEVQTGLARTGRRLAVDHEEVRPDVVILGKALSGGVYPVSAVLCDDEVMLTIKPGEHGSTYGGNPVACQVAIAALEVMEEEKLAENSQRMGELLRSELRKLPKDVVTMVRGKGLLNAIIIKETKDYDAWKVCLRLRDNGLLAKPTHGDIIRFAPPLVINEQELHECVDIIHRTILSF, from the exons ATGAAGGGAATGATTCTCCAGATCAGCCGCAGCCTGAGCCGATGTGCTGTCCCCGCTCTCCGCCGCCGCTTCCACTCGGGTACGCATCCCGTCTCCACCGCCACCTCCAAGTGGAGGGCCGAGCGCCGGCTCACCTCGGAGGAAATCTACGTCCGCGAGGAAAAATACGGAGCACACAACTACCACCCCCTGCCCGTGGCCttggagagaggggagg GCATCTATGTTTGGGATGTGGACGGAAAACGGTATTATGACTTCCTGAGTGCGTACAGCGCCGTGAACCAGGGACACTGCCACCCAAAGATCCTCGCTGCACTCAGCGGCCAGGCCTCCAAGCTCACCCTGACCTCCAGGGCGTTCTACAACAATGTGCTCGGAGCCTATGAGGAGTACATCACTAGCATGTTTGGCTATGACAAAGTTTTACCTATGAATACAG GTGTTGAAGGTGGCGAGACTGCCTGCAAGCTTGCCCGCAAGTGGGCTTACAACGTGAAGGGCGTTCCCAAAAACAAGGCCAAAATAATTTTTGCAG ATGGAAATTTCTGGGGCCGCACCATGGCAGCCATCTCCAGCTCCACCGACCCCAGCAGTTACGAAGGTTTCGGTCCCTTCATGCCAGGGTTTGAGCTCGTCCCATTCAATGACATTCCTTCTCTGGag aaaGCCCTCCAAGACCCAAACGTGGCAGCTTTCATGGTAGAGCCCATTCAGGGCGAGGCTGGGGTAGTGGTGCCTGACCAGGGCTACCTGACCAAAGTCAGAGAACTTTGCACCAAATACAAC GTGTTGTGGATTGCCGATGAGGTGCAGACGGGCCTGGCGCGTACCGGCCGGCGTCTGGCCGTGGACCACGAGGAAGTCCGTCCGGATGTGGTGATTCTAGGCAAAGCTCTTTCTGGAGGAGTTTACCct GTGTCCGCCGTGCTTTGTGATGACGAGGTAATGCTGACCATCAAGCCTGGGGAACACGGGTCCACATACGGAGGAAACCCTGTGGCCTGTCAGGTTGCTATCGCCGCACTTGAG gtgatggaggaggagaagctggcaGAGAACTCTCAGAGAATGGGAGAGCTGCTGCGATCCGAGTTGAGGAAACTGCCCAAAGACGTAGTGACAATGGTCCGAGGGAAAGGCCTCCTCAATGCAATCATCATCAAAGAGACCAAAG ACTACGACGCCTGGAAGGTGTGCTTACGTCTCCGCGACAACGGACTGCTGGCCAAGCCCACCCACGGTGACATCATCCGCTTTGCCCCTCCCCTCGTCATTAATGAGCAAGAGCTGCACGAATGTGTCGACATCATCCACAGAACCATCCTGTCCTTCTAA
- the LOC118287281 gene encoding phospholysine phosphohistidine inorganic pyrophosphate phosphatase, which yields MADTSWPDCAKSFRGVVLDMCGVLYESGEGDGVAIPGAAEAVRRLRASDLQLRFCTNETQASREEFVAKLRRLGFEISVSEVFSPAPAAVSVLRGRGLRPHLLVYDGVLPEFDGVDKTNPNCVVIGDAAEKFSYQNLNEAFRVLIGLDKPVLFSLGQGRYYKETDGLKLDVGVYMKALEYACDLEAEVIGKPSPMFFQSVLTDMGLQPHEALMIGDDLVNDVGGAQHCGMKGVQVRTGKYRPSDERHPTVTADGTVDDLAQAVDVILNQRGH from the exons ATGGCTGACACGAGCTGGCCGGACTGTGCGAAGAGTTTCAGAGGAGTCGTGTTGGACATGTGTGGCGTCTTGTACGAAAGCGGGGAGGGCGACGGCGTCGCCATACCCGGTGCCGCCGAAGCGGTGAGAAG gctCAGGGCGTCTGACCTGCAGCTGCGCTTCTGCACCAACGAGACCCAGGCCAGCAGAGAGGAGTTCGTGGCCAAGCTGCGGAGACTGGGCTTCGAAATCTCCGTGTCCGAGGTCTTCTCTCCTGCTCCCGCGGCCGTGTCGGTCctcagggggcggggcttacggcCCCACCTGCTGGTGTATGATG GAGTTCTCCCCGAGTTTGACGGTGTTGACAAGACCAACCCAAACTGCGTGGTCATCGGGGATGCAGCCGAAAAATTCTCCTACCAAAACCTGAACGAGGCGTTCAGGGTCCTTATAGGCCTGGACAAGCCAGTGCTGTTTTCTCTGGGACAAGG GAGGTACTACAAGGAGACAGATGGTCTGAAACTAGATGTCGGGGTTTACATGAAGGCTTTGGAG TATGCCTGTGATTTAGAGGCTGAAGTCATTGGAAAACCGTCGCCAATGTTCTTCCAGAGTGTCCTCACTGACATGGGGCTTCAGCCACACGAG GCTCTGATGATCGGGGACGATCTGGTGAATGATGTGGGTGGGGCCCAGCACTGTGGAATGAAAGGCGTACAAGTCCGCACGGGCAAATACAG GCCCAGCGATGAGAGGCACCCGACGGTGACGGCCGACGGCACCGTGGACGACCTGGCGCAGGCTGTGGACGTGATCCTGAATCAGAGGGGCCACTGA